The proteins below come from a single Oxyura jamaicensis isolate SHBP4307 breed ruddy duck chromosome 1, BPBGC_Ojam_1.0, whole genome shotgun sequence genomic window:
- the GUCA1C gene encoding guanylyl cyclase-activating protein 3 isoform X2 encodes MGANESLPGDGPVPEMHHYYSKFMRECPSGQLSLHEFKKLLGLQGLDPQGDLYIKRVFDIFDLNQDGFIDFLEFIAAINLVIRGKIDQKLKWYFKLYDADGNGCIDKKELLSIFTAIQAINGHTNMSAEEFTNMIFQKIDVNNDGELTLEEFISGVERDEDLMELITKSFDLSNVLKVIQSGRRHSV; translated from the exons ATGGGTGCCAACGAATCATTGCCAGGTGATGGCCCTGTCCCAGAGATGCATCATTATTACAGCAAATTTATGAGAGAGTGCCCGTCTGGGCAACTTAGTCTGCATGAATTCAAGAAACTCCTGGGTCTGCAGGGGCTGGATCCACAGGGAGATTTATACATTAAACGAGTGTTTGATATCTTTGATCTCAACCAG GATGGATTTATAGACTTCTTGGAGTTCATAGCTGCAATAAATTTGGTTATACGAGGGAAAATTGACCAAAAATTGAAATGGTATTTTAAGCTATATGACGCTGATGGAAATGGATGTATTGACAAAAAAGAACTATTAAGCATATTCACG GCTATCCAGGCTATTAATGGACACACCAACATGTCCGCTGAAGAATTCACGAACATGATATTTCAGAAGATAGATGTGAACAATGACG gGGAGCTGACTTTAGAAGAGTTTATCAGTGGTGTGGAAAGAGACGAGGACCTAATGGAATTGATTACAAAAAGTTTTGACCTTTCCAACGTACTCAAAGTCATACAGAGCGGCAGGCGGCACAGCGTCTGA